In a genomic window of Jeotgalibacillus aurantiacus:
- a CDS encoding BaiN/RdsA family NAD(P)/FAD-dependent oxidoreductase, translated as MKYDVIVVGGGPSGLMAAIAAGEKKERVLLIDKGNKLGRKLAISGGGRCNVTNRLPIDEIIKHIPGNGRFLYSAFSVFNNEDIIRFFEGLGVALKEEDHGRMFPVSDKAQSVVDALLRRLGELKVEIRTNAPVKELLIEDGSVTGIETETGDRINADAVVLAVGGKSVPQTGSTGDGYPWVEKAGHTVTDLFPTEVPLLSSEPFIQNKSLQGLALRDAAVSVINKKGKTIVTHQMDMLFTHFGLSGPAILRCSQYVVKEMKKQKGAPVTMHISVMPDQNAESAFQMLFKLAKDEAKKAVKNTWKGLAPERYLHFIMEVNEIDPDQQAGTISSEKIRGMAKALTGFEMKVNGTQSIEKAFVTGGGVSVKEIEPKTMASKKCEGLFLCGELLDIHGYTGGYNITSALVTGRLAGTNAAEK; from the coding sequence ATGAAATACGATGTCATCGTGGTGGGTGGTGGCCCATCCGGTTTAATGGCTGCCATTGCAGCCGGTGAGAAGAAGGAACGCGTTCTTCTTATTGATAAAGGAAACAAACTTGGACGTAAGCTCGCGATTTCAGGAGGCGGCAGATGTAACGTCACAAACCGTCTTCCGATTGATGAAATCATTAAACATATCCCCGGAAACGGACGCTTTCTGTACAGTGCGTTTTCAGTCTTTAACAACGAAGATATTATCCGCTTTTTCGAAGGACTCGGCGTGGCATTAAAAGAAGAGGATCACGGCCGGATGTTCCCTGTCTCTGATAAAGCCCAGTCGGTGGTGGATGCACTGCTGCGCAGGCTCGGGGAACTGAAAGTCGAAATCCGCACAAATGCACCTGTGAAGGAATTGCTGATTGAAGATGGATCCGTTACAGGAATTGAAACTGAAACAGGTGACCGCATTAACGCTGATGCAGTCGTTTTAGCTGTAGGCGGAAAGTCTGTACCGCAGACAGGCTCCACGGGTGATGGCTATCCGTGGGTGGAAAAAGCCGGGCACACTGTTACGGACCTGTTCCCGACAGAGGTTCCCCTGCTGTCATCCGAACCCTTCATTCAGAATAAATCACTGCAGGGACTCGCACTGCGTGATGCTGCAGTCAGTGTGATAAATAAAAAAGGCAAAACCATCGTGACCCATCAGATGGACATGCTTTTCACCCATTTCGGACTATCCGGACCAGCCATTTTACGCTGCAGTCAGTATGTAGTGAAGGAAATGAAAAAGCAAAAAGGTGCACCGGTTACGATGCATATCAGTGTCATGCCGGATCAAAACGCAGAATCCGCTTTTCAAATGCTGTTCAAACTCGCAAAAGATGAAGCAAAAAAAGCAGTCAAAAACACATGGAAAGGGCTCGCCCCGGAACGCTACCTGCACTTCATAATGGAGGTCAATGAAATCGACCCGGATCAGCAGGCCGGTACGATTTCTTCTGAAAAAATAAGAGGAATGGCCAAAGCCTTAACCGGTTTTGAAATGAAGGTCAACGGAACCCAGTCTATCGAAAAAGCCTTCGTCACAGGCGGCGGCGTTTCCGTAAAAGAAATCGAACCGAAAACGATGGCTTCAAAAAAATGCGAAGGATTATTTTTATGCGGAGAACTGCTCGATATCCATGGATATACAGGCGGCTACAATATTACGTCAGCACTCGTAACCGGACGACTTGCAGGGACGAATGCGGCGGAGAAATAA
- a CDS encoding putative polysaccharide biosynthesis protein encodes MSTSTLVRGTFILTLGTFISKFLGLFYVIPFNELVKGEPGALALYQYGYLPYTIFLSIATAGVPLAVSKFISKYNALEEYEVGRKLFRSGLVLMSLTGILAFLIMYLFAPVFAEMVIESDEQKVSVEQVISVIRAVSFALIVIPVMSLIRGFFQGYQSMGPTAVSNVIEQIVRIVFLLAGVYVVLFVMEGSMTEAIGVATFAAFVGGVASLALLVFYFLKRKPYLDKTRDQGKNEMDISIKDMYKEIILYSIPFVLVGVANPLFQLVDTLTFNKAMVSIGLAAVTDLQLEILNFTTHKLVIIPVSLATAFAMTLIPVITSSFSKGNWSNLNRQIDQTFQILLFLTMPAAIGLSLLAEPAYTVFYGADQLGTEVLRTYAPVAILFAVYTVTAAMMQGINEQRWSVLSLLVGLLVKLALNIPLVQLMEVQGAVLSTSIGYVAAIVINLIVIRHFAAYKYRMVVKRTMLMLIFNVIMAVPVLVLYYGLGLVLDPESRLQAILILVVCGSVGAFVYAVLSMKSRLADRLFGDRITRLRNRFS; translated from the coding sequence ATGTCAACTTCAACACTAGTCAGAGGGACGTTTATTCTGACGTTGGGTACCTTTATTTCTAAGTTTCTTGGACTGTTTTATGTAATCCCGTTTAATGAGCTGGTAAAGGGAGAGCCGGGAGCACTTGCCTTGTATCAGTACGGATATCTTCCATATACGATTTTCCTTTCGATTGCGACTGCGGGGGTACCGCTCGCAGTGTCGAAATTTATATCAAAATATAATGCGTTAGAGGAATATGAGGTTGGGAGGAAGCTTTTCCGATCAGGCCTTGTATTAATGTCACTGACAGGCATTCTGGCCTTTTTAATTATGTATTTATTTGCACCAGTTTTTGCGGAAATGGTCATAGAGTCTGATGAGCAGAAAGTCAGTGTGGAGCAGGTTATCTCAGTAATCAGGGCTGTCAGCTTTGCATTAATTGTCATTCCTGTCATGAGTCTGATCAGGGGGTTTTTCCAGGGATATCAGTCGATGGGGCCAACTGCTGTATCCAATGTGATAGAACAGATTGTCCGAATCGTCTTTTTGCTTGCTGGCGTATATGTCGTGTTATTTGTCATGGAAGGTTCCATGACAGAGGCGATCGGCGTGGCCACTTTTGCTGCATTTGTCGGGGGAGTTGCCAGTCTTGCACTGCTTGTGTTTTATTTCCTGAAACGCAAACCCTATCTGGATAAAACGCGCGATCAGGGTAAAAACGAAATGGACATTTCCATTAAGGATATGTATAAGGAGATCATTCTTTATTCCATTCCGTTTGTACTTGTAGGGGTAGCCAATCCGTTATTCCAATTGGTTGATACACTGACATTTAACAAAGCGATGGTCAGCATAGGGCTCGCAGCCGTCACGGATCTGCAGCTTGAAATATTAAATTTTACAACCCATAAGCTTGTCATCATCCCGGTGTCACTCGCAACCGCATTTGCGATGACGCTCATTCCGGTTATTACGTCCAGTTTTTCTAAAGGGAACTGGAGCAATTTAAACCGCCAGATTGATCAGACGTTTCAAATTCTGCTGTTTCTGACGATGCCGGCTGCAATCGGCTTGTCTTTACTGGCGGAGCCTGCGTACACAGTTTTTTACGGAGCGGATCAGCTTGGAACTGAAGTGCTTAGAACGTATGCGCCGGTCGCGATCCTGTTTGCTGTTTATACTGTAACGGCCGCAATGATGCAGGGAATCAATGAACAGCGCTGGAGTGTGCTTAGCCTCCTTGTCGGTCTGTTAGTAAAGCTGGCTTTGAATATTCCGCTTGTCCAGCTAATGGAAGTGCAGGGCGCTGTGTTATCAACAAGTATTGGGTATGTGGCGGCGATTGTCATCAACCTGATTGTCATCAGGCATTTTGCTGCTTATAAATACAGAATGGTTGTCAAACGAACGATGCTCATGCTGATTTTTAATGTCATCATGGCAGTGCCTGTTTTGGTGCTGTATTACGGACTGGGTCTCGTACTTGATCCTGAGAGCCGACTGCAGGCGATCCTCATTCTTGTCGTTTGCGGCTCAGTCGGTGCTTTTGTATACGCAGTGCTGAGCATGAAATCAAGGCTCGCTGACCGCTTGTTCGGTGACCGGATTACAAGACTGCGTAATCGATTTTCTTAA
- a CDS encoding pseudouridine synthase, protein MRLDKLLSNMGFGSRKEMKKWLKSGAVTVDGVHAKDGKLQVNPELQVVEVNGEQVHYREFIYLMMNKPQGVISATEDNLHQTVLDLIDTELHLFEPFPVGRLDKDTEGFLLLTNDGVLAHELLSPKKHVDKTYYAKIDGRVTDEDVKAFDQGVTLDDGYETKPGKLVILESAETSEIELTITEGKFHQVKRMFQTVEKEVVFLKRLSMGPLSLDPELSPGEYRELTEEEVHLLKNR, encoded by the coding sequence ATGCGATTAGATAAACTGCTGTCAAACATGGGATTTGGCAGCCGGAAAGAAATGAAAAAGTGGCTGAAATCAGGGGCTGTCACAGTGGATGGTGTCCATGCAAAAGACGGCAAGCTGCAGGTGAACCCTGAATTGCAGGTTGTTGAAGTAAATGGAGAACAGGTTCATTACAGAGAATTCATTTATCTGATGATGAATAAGCCGCAGGGCGTTATTTCTGCAACGGAAGACAATCTTCATCAAACGGTGCTTGATCTGATTGATACAGAATTGCATTTGTTTGAGCCTTTTCCGGTCGGTCGTCTTGATAAGGATACAGAAGGATTTCTCCTGCTGACCAACGACGGTGTCCTTGCCCACGAATTACTGTCACCAAAAAAGCACGTCGATAAAACGTATTATGCCAAAATTGACGGGCGTGTCACCGATGAGGACGTAAAAGCGTTTGATCAGGGAGTTACACTTGATGACGGATACGAAACGAAACCAGGTAAGCTCGTGATCCTCGAAAGCGCAGAAACCTCAGAAATCGAATTAACGATCACAGAAGGCAAGTTCCATCAGGTCAAACGGATGTTTCAGACTGTTGAAAAAGAAGTCGTGTTTCTAAAGCGGCTCTCAATGGGTCCGCTGTCTCTTGATCCTGAACTCAGCCCTGGAGAGTACCGCGAGCTGACAGAAGAGGAAGTTCACCTTCTGAAGAATCGATAA
- a CDS encoding DeoR family transcriptional regulator encodes MKPTTNRMLTRIKSVYMFIKENGTVTTNDLVDEFGITPRTIQRDLNVLAYNDLVTSPSRGKWTTTQKKVKIS; translated from the coding sequence TTGAAACCAACTACGAACAGAATGCTGACCCGGATCAAATCGGTTTACATGTTCATTAAGGAAAATGGAACGGTAACAACGAATGATCTGGTAGACGAATTCGGCATTACACCTCGCACCATTCAAAGAGATTTGAATGTGTTAGCCTATAACGATTTAGTGACAAGTCCTAGTCGGGGCAAATGGACAACGACACAAAAGAAAGTAAAAATTTCATAA
- the pepV gene encoding dipeptidase PepV, whose amino-acid sequence MTIQWKQEAEKRRDEIIQELQGLIAIPSVLNEDDATEDAPLGTEVKRALSYLLDAGERDGFTAKNVGNLAGHLEMGQGDDLLGILCHVDVVPAGNGWTYDPFEGAVHDGKLFGRGAIDDKGPTIAAYFAMKMIQELNLTLNKRVRMIIGTDEESDWRCVEHYFKHEEMPSIGFAPDADFPIIHAEKGITDFNLHLTRFKEDERAPKIEVKTLYSGERYNMVPDYVKAELIVHAEQTYLLQEFEEFLKEQDVKGEFYVDRGLLTLELHGKSAHAMEPDNGINAGLLLVKFLCRFECDARAKTYLSFAKKYLYGDSRAIALGLSGSDEISGDLTLNTGVMRYSEKEAYVGLNVRYPVTYDMDERRTDLQEEMDALGVTLELLNDSKPHHVDGDDPFVQTLLSIYEKQTGEPGKLLAIGGGTYARSLKKGVAFGALFPGKEDVAHQKDEYIDIEDLLSATAIYAEAIYELACEK is encoded by the coding sequence GTGACAATTCAATGGAAACAGGAAGCCGAAAAGAGACGGGATGAGATCATTCAGGAGCTGCAGGGATTGATTGCGATTCCAAGTGTGCTCAATGAAGATGATGCCACGGAGGATGCGCCGCTTGGGACAGAAGTAAAGCGCGCATTATCTTATCTGCTTGATGCAGGAGAGCGCGATGGATTTACAGCTAAAAATGTTGGGAATCTGGCAGGACATCTGGAAATGGGACAGGGAGATGATCTTCTTGGGATCCTCTGTCATGTGGACGTGGTGCCTGCAGGAAATGGATGGACTTACGATCCTTTTGAGGGAGCGGTTCACGACGGTAAGCTTTTTGGACGAGGCGCTATTGATGACAAAGGCCCGACCATTGCTGCCTATTTTGCGATGAAAATGATTCAAGAGCTTAATTTAACATTGAATAAACGTGTAAGGATGATTATCGGCACGGACGAAGAAAGTGACTGGCGCTGTGTGGAGCATTACTTCAAGCACGAGGAGATGCCTTCAATCGGATTTGCACCGGATGCTGATTTTCCAATTATTCATGCGGAAAAAGGCATCACAGACTTTAATCTTCATCTGACCCGATTTAAGGAAGATGAGCGTGCGCCTAAAATTGAAGTGAAGACATTATATTCCGGCGAGCGTTACAATATGGTTCCTGATTACGTAAAGGCTGAACTGATTGTTCATGCTGAACAGACGTATTTACTTCAGGAGTTTGAAGAGTTTTTAAAGGAACAGGATGTAAAAGGCGAATTTTATGTGGACAGAGGGCTTTTGACGCTTGAACTGCATGGGAAATCTGCCCATGCAATGGAGCCTGACAATGGCATCAATGCAGGACTGCTTCTTGTGAAATTCCTGTGCCGATTTGAATGTGATGCCAGGGCAAAAACCTATCTTTCATTTGCCAAAAAGTATTTATATGGTGATTCACGGGCGATTGCACTTGGTCTTTCCGGCAGTGACGAGATCAGTGGAGATCTGACACTGAATACAGGGGTCATGCGTTACAGCGAAAAGGAAGCGTATGTCGGGCTGAACGTCCGATATCCTGTCACATATGATATGGATGAAAGACGTACCGATCTTCAGGAAGAAATGGATGCGCTTGGCGTTACGTTAGAGCTGCTGAATGATTCGAAGCCGCATCATGTTGATGGGGATGATCCGTTTGTTCAGACACTGCTTTCCATTTATGAAAAACAGACGGGTGAGCCAGGTAAGCTGCTGGCCATTGGCGGCGGTACATATGCCCGCTCTCTAAAAAAGGGTGTAGCATTTGGGGCGCTCTTTCCGGGTAAGGAAGATGTAGCCCATCAGAAGGATGAATATATTGATATTGAAGATCTATTGAGTGCAACAGCCATTTACGCAGAAGCCATTTATGAGCTTGCCTGCGAAAAATAA
- the dat gene encoding D-amino-acid transaminase, producing MGTILVNDQFLDRENGSVDIEDRGYQFGDGVYEVVRVYGGNMFTAKEHLERLFESAEKIHLTLPFTYDELVARLEKLMEVNQLDTGIIYLQVTRGSSARQHHFPEQTKAVLTAYTKEVARPVADMTAGVKAIITDDVRWLRCDIKSLNLLGNLLAKQEAVSKGGFEAVLHRDGTVTEGSSSNVFIISGDTLYTHPATNLILNGITRREILKLCKEIGLSVAEQAFTLEALANADEVFMASTTAEVMPLVQLDETPVGNGKPGEWTQKLQAAFEEAVQKQCGSLAQTI from the coding sequence ATGGGTACAATTCTTGTTAATGATCAGTTTCTAGATCGTGAAAACGGGTCAGTGGATATAGAGGACCGCGGTTATCAGTTTGGTGATGGTGTGTATGAAGTCGTCCGCGTTTATGGCGGAAACATGTTTACAGCAAAAGAGCATCTCGAGCGGTTATTCGAGTCAGCTGAAAAAATTCATCTGACACTTCCATTTACGTACGATGAGCTTGTTGCCAGACTTGAGAAGCTGATGGAGGTCAATCAGCTTGATACCGGCATTATTTATCTGCAGGTTACGAGAGGATCATCTGCCAGACAGCATCATTTTCCCGAGCAGACAAAAGCCGTGCTGACCGCTTATACAAAAGAAGTAGCACGTCCTGTGGCAGATATGACTGCAGGGGTGAAGGCGATTATTACCGATGATGTGCGTTGGCTGCGCTGTGATATTAAGAGTCTGAACCTTCTCGGAAATCTGCTTGCTAAACAGGAAGCTGTTTCAAAAGGTGGATTTGAAGCCGTTCTTCACCGTGATGGGACCGTAACGGAGGGCTCTTCTTCCAATGTGTTTATTATTTCAGGCGACACATTATATACTCATCCTGCTACGAACCTGATTTTAAATGGGATCACACGCAGGGAGATTCTAAAGCTTTGTAAAGAAATCGGGCTTTCGGTGGCTGAACAGGCATTTACACTTGAGGCTCTGGCGAATGCAGACGAAGTGTTTATGGCCAGTACGACAGCGGAAGTCATGCCGCTTGTTCAACTGGATGAAACACCGGTTGGAAACGGCAAGCCTGGTGAGTGGACGCAAAAATTGCAGGCAGCGTTTGAAGAAGCTGTCCAGAAGCAGTGCGGATCACTTGCACAAACCATTTAA
- a CDS encoding NAD(P)/FAD-dependent oxidoreductase, whose translation MNTYQTVIVGAGLTGITAARQLQHKGENILLIDKSRSVGGRMATRRVDGGKADHGAQFFTTRTEAFKQITAEWLEKGWVKHWFGDDHPRYASVDGMNALMKRYAENLPAVLDKRITGLKKVDRGYELTDEEGQSVAIAEKVILTMPIPQITDLLEGNAIDVPTDLKNVDMTPVVAGLFSFETAPSSEKGLITGDFHEGIDRIIEHKEKGISDTPVATVYMTGEWSKKHFDHDQEETLSFIEKQAAPFFGEASIRTRQLKKWRYAETVNPLNTSTLKLGDGLWAAGDSFLRPDDEAGTTRCESAYLSGLDVAEAVLGER comes from the coding sequence ATGAATACATATCAAACAGTCATTGTCGGTGCAGGTTTAACCGGGATTACCGCTGCCAGACAGCTTCAGCATAAAGGGGAAAACATTCTATTAATTGATAAAAGCAGGAGTGTCGGCGGCAGGATGGCTACACGTCGGGTGGATGGTGGTAAAGCCGATCACGGTGCCCAGTTCTTCACAACAAGAACAGAAGCATTTAAACAGATCACCGCCGAATGGCTTGAGAAAGGCTGGGTTAAGCACTGGTTCGGAGACGATCATCCCCGTTACGCGTCTGTTGATGGGATGAATGCGCTGATGAAACGTTATGCAGAAAATCTTCCTGCTGTGCTCGATAAAAGAATCACAGGGCTGAAAAAGGTTGACCGCGGATATGAGCTGACGGACGAAGAAGGGCAATCTGTTGCAATAGCAGAGAAGGTCATTCTCACAATGCCGATACCGCAGATAACAGATCTGCTGGAGGGGAACGCAATAGATGTTCCTACCGATTTGAAAAATGTAGACATGACACCTGTTGTTGCGGGATTGTTCTCTTTTGAAACAGCTCCGTCTTCTGAAAAAGGCTTAATCACCGGTGACTTTCATGAAGGAATCGACCGGATCATTGAACATAAAGAAAAAGGGATATCAGACACTCCGGTTGCAACGGTTTATATGACAGGAGAGTGGTCTAAAAAGCACTTTGATCATGACCAGGAAGAGACATTGTCATTCATCGAAAAGCAGGCAGCTCCGTTTTTCGGAGAGGCATCGATCAGAACGCGCCAGCTTAAAAAATGGCGTTACGCCGAAACAGTTAACCCGCTTAACACTTCAACGCTCAAGCTTGGTGATGGACTATGGGCAGCAGGTGATTCCTTTCTACGTCCAGACGACGAAGCAGGCACAACACGGTGTGAAAGTGCTTATTTGTCAGGGCTGGATGTGGCAGAAGCGGTTTTGGGGGAGCGGTAG
- the cysK gene encoding cysteine synthase A, whose protein sequence is MRVVNNIAELIGDTPFVKLNRLQPEKGATVYAKLEFYNPSKSVKDRAAFNMIVEAEKSGMLKPGSTIIEPTSGNTGIGIAMNAAARGYRSILVMPDTMTAERINLLKAYGAEVVLTPGDEKMPGAIKKANELAGQIEGSFVPMQFENFANPDAHRTSTALEIIEAVEQIGKPLGAFVATAGTGGTITGTGETLKEKYDSVQVHVVEPAGSPVLSGGKPGKHKLVGTSPGFIPDILNQDVYDEIHKIEDDDAYDITRRLAREEGILVGPSSGAACYAALKVAETLPEDSIVIFIACDTGERYLSSDVFRFEE, encoded by the coding sequence ACTAAACAGGCTGCAGCCTGAAAAAGGCGCAACGGTCTATGCAAAGCTTGAATTTTACAATCCAAGCAAAAGTGTAAAAGACCGCGCTGCATTTAATATGATTGTTGAAGCTGAAAAATCAGGAATGTTAAAGCCCGGCTCTACCATTATTGAGCCGACAAGCGGAAATACAGGAATCGGAATTGCCATGAATGCTGCCGCAAGAGGCTACCGTTCCATCCTTGTCATGCCTGATACGATGACCGCTGAACGCATTAACCTGCTGAAAGCTTACGGGGCAGAAGTCGTATTAACGCCGGGTGACGAGAAAATGCCGGGCGCGATTAAAAAAGCGAATGAACTGGCCGGGCAAATTGAAGGAAGCTTTGTCCCAATGCAGTTTGAAAACTTCGCAAACCCCGATGCGCACCGAACATCAACAGCACTCGAAATCATTGAAGCTGTTGAACAGATCGGAAAACCGCTTGGTGCCTTTGTCGCAACAGCTGGAACCGGCGGAACGATTACAGGTACTGGCGAAACATTAAAAGAAAAATACGACAGCGTCCAGGTACACGTCGTTGAGCCTGCCGGATCACCGGTCCTTTCAGGAGGAAAACCCGGAAAACATAAACTGGTCGGCACAAGCCCGGGATTTATTCCTGATATTTTAAATCAGGATGTTTATGATGAAATTCATAAAATTGAAGATGATGATGCTTATGACATCACACGCAGACTTGCGCGCGAGGAAGGGATCCTTGTCGGTCCGTCATCAGGTGCTGCCTGCTATGCCGCTTTGAAGGTGGCTGAGACACTGCCGGAGGATTCCATCGTGATCTTTATTGCCTGTGATACAGGGGAACGTTATTTATCGAGTGATGTTTTTAGATTTGAGGAGTAA